The following proteins are encoded in a genomic region of Candidatus Omnitrophota bacterium:
- a CDS encoding PilZ domain-containing protein, whose amino-acid sequence MPENRLFTRFIVEGEVLVHPHGQGAELVKTELVDISFKGAGVYSPKMIELNTPVKFIVSGKLFKNTIRGEGRIKYAHPWKRNGRDVFRIGIEFVDVDSDLVMDRLKFLRESLPKNQMY is encoded by the coding sequence ATGCCTGAGAACAGATTGTTCACTCGCTTCATCGTAGAAGGAGAGGTTCTTGTCCATCCTCACGGCCAGGGGGCAGAGCTGGTCAAGACCGAATTAGTGGATATCAGCTTTAAAGGGGCGGGCGTGTATTCTCCCAAGATGATCGAATTGAATACGCCGGTGAAGTTCATTGTGAGCGGAAAATTATTCAAAAATACCATAAGAGGCGAAGGCAGGATCAAATACGCCCATCCCTGGAAACGCAACGGCCGGGATGTTTTCCGGATAGGCATAGAGTTCGTTGATGTGGACAGCGATCTGGTGATGGACAGGCTGAAGTTCCTGCGGGAGTCATTGCCTAAAAACCAGATGTATTAA